The proteins below are encoded in one region of Microbispora sp. NBC_01189:
- a CDS encoding GAF domain-containing protein: MAVAPEDANRVPGPDAVLAAVLFAADRFLASAEPWETNIAEVLARLGTAAGVSRVYIFENHLDAHGRQCSGQRYEWVAEGITSQMDNPLLRGFDYVDVGWGRWAELLVRRDVMVGNTRDFPASERPELDAEDIKSIALVPIHVEGLWWGFIGFDECAAEREWLPNDVAALRAAADTLGAAIQRTRTERRLRAQQAQYRAVFEATGDGLVISDLDGRLVEANPAFHRMHAYSPGELAGTHPEAWTHPADLTTVTEFLSALPHTGAAIRVRHIRKDGTTFPVEVRADSVIFSGEPHTLTVVRDATDTANAMDLLQRRVAALARVASDMVVDQPLETTLRNAVATVVRASGGVAAAVHVMERDSDRLRFLATDGLPDGYEEGLRACWGLGVDSPAVSALREQRVEVIRGAPARTLARPRAKPIHRFLPHVDWDILVAVPLGAMGQMFGALHVYYLPHDEPADEELRFLVAFADQIAVAVENATLLAEGRQNAALLERQRLARELHDSVSQALFSMTLHARAAELAMEKQGIDGNGPLGRAVAQLRELTQGALAEMRALIFELRPGALAEEGLISAVRKQAAAIAAREGLPIVVVDETGERPVLDEEGEEHLYRIVLEALHNTVKHADAQRITVSVSRTESDLTVVVEDDGRGFDPAAAFPGHMGLGTMRERAARMGADLRIVSAAGAGTSVMVTAPITKQMETTSR; encoded by the coding sequence ATGGCGGTCGCGCCAGAGGACGCCAACCGTGTTCCCGGCCCAGACGCCGTCCTGGCCGCCGTACTGTTCGCCGCCGACCGGTTCCTCGCCAGTGCCGAGCCGTGGGAGACGAACATCGCCGAGGTCCTGGCGCGTCTCGGGACGGCGGCCGGAGTGAGCCGGGTGTACATCTTCGAGAACCATCTCGACGCTCACGGTCGGCAGTGCAGTGGCCAGCGGTACGAATGGGTCGCCGAAGGGATCACCTCGCAGATGGACAACCCCCTGCTCAGGGGGTTCGACTACGTGGACGTCGGCTGGGGACGGTGGGCCGAGCTACTGGTGCGCCGGGACGTGATGGTCGGCAACACCCGCGACTTCCCCGCATCGGAGCGCCCCGAGTTGGACGCCGAGGACATCAAGTCGATCGCACTCGTACCGATCCACGTCGAAGGCCTCTGGTGGGGGTTCATCGGGTTCGACGAATGCGCGGCGGAACGGGAGTGGCTGCCCAATGACGTGGCGGCACTCCGGGCGGCCGCGGACACTTTGGGAGCCGCGATCCAACGCACGCGCACCGAGCGGCGACTACGCGCGCAGCAAGCGCAGTATCGTGCCGTGTTCGAGGCGACCGGCGACGGGCTGGTGATCAGCGACCTCGACGGCCGGCTCGTCGAGGCGAATCCCGCCTTCCACAGGATGCACGCCTACTCACCCGGGGAACTGGCAGGCACTCACCCCGAGGCATGGACGCATCCTGCCGACCTGACGACCGTCACCGAGTTCCTCTCGGCCCTTCCGCATACCGGGGCGGCGATACGTGTCCGTCACATCCGCAAGGACGGCACGACCTTTCCCGTGGAGGTTCGCGCGGACTCCGTCATCTTCTCCGGTGAACCACACACGCTCACAGTGGTGAGGGACGCCACCGACACCGCCAATGCCATGGATCTCCTGCAGCGGCGGGTGGCCGCGCTGGCCCGAGTCGCGAGCGACATGGTCGTGGACCAGCCACTGGAGACGACATTGCGGAACGCCGTGGCGACGGTGGTGCGGGCGAGCGGAGGTGTCGCCGCCGCGGTCCACGTGATGGAGCGTGACAGCGACCGGTTGCGGTTCCTGGCCACCGACGGTCTTCCCGACGGCTATGAGGAAGGTTTACGAGCGTGCTGGGGCCTCGGGGTCGACTCGCCCGCCGTGAGCGCCCTTCGCGAGCAGCGCGTGGAGGTGATTCGCGGCGCCCCGGCGCGGACCCTGGCGCGGCCACGAGCCAAGCCGATCCACCGGTTCCTGCCCCATGTCGACTGGGACATCCTCGTGGCCGTTCCCCTGGGGGCCATGGGTCAGATGTTCGGTGCGCTACACGTCTACTACCTGCCGCATGACGAGCCGGCGGATGAGGAGCTCAGATTCCTCGTGGCGTTCGCGGATCAGATCGCCGTCGCGGTGGAGAACGCCACCTTGCTGGCCGAAGGCCGGCAGAACGCCGCACTTCTGGAGCGGCAGCGGCTGGCTCGGGAGCTCCACGACTCGGTCTCCCAGGCGCTGTTCTCGATGACGCTGCACGCCCGTGCCGCCGAGCTCGCCATGGAGAAGCAGGGCATCGACGGGAACGGGCCACTGGGACGAGCAGTGGCACAGCTCCGGGAGCTGACGCAAGGAGCCTTGGCGGAGATGCGAGCCCTCATCTTCGAACTGCGCCCGGGAGCGTTGGCCGAGGAGGGCCTGATCTCCGCGGTCCGCAAACAGGCCGCCGCCATCGCAGCCCGCGAGGGTCTGCCCATCGTTGTCGTCGACGAGACGGGCGAGCGTCCTGTGCTGGACGAAGAGGGCGAAGAACACCTCTACAGAATCGTCCTCGAGGCGCTGCACAACACCGTCAAGCACGCCGATGCCCAGCGGATCACCGTGTCGGTCAGCCGGACCGAGTCGGACTTGACGGTCGTGGTTGAGGACGATGGTCGCGGCTTCGACCCTGCTGCCGCTTTTCCAGGACATATGGGACTTGGAACCATGCGGGAGCGGGCGGCACGCATGGGTGCCGACCTGCGTATTGTGAGCGCGGCCGGTGCCGGCACCAGCGTCATGGTCACCGCGCCGATCACGAAGCAGATGGAGACAACCAGCCGGTGA
- a CDS encoding AbrB family transcriptional regulator, with protein sequence MSRTARHFPRLVRALRWPAALAAGGLAAELVGQRIPAPHLLVPMALGLCLALAGVMPDKAPRWANRVAQALLGVLLGTHLNPHALAESAGAVMPLTTVTGAAVVMGVGAAAILARRAGVDRASATLGMVAGGSTAVVASAEDLGADTRLVAFMQYLRVGLVAATAPVVIDWMAGGTSAREAPVTAREWGRLVTGDHQGAGILVLVVTAVLGVFLGTRTRLPCPALLGPMLLTALGTALVPLTGTLTEIVPVDAPPAYAPAGALRTVLFTLVGLDVGLRFTRHTLRRVRSLLPMLLALTAVVSGGCAVLAAGLARVLDIPFSDAYLATTPGGINAVMTTAVVTDADVSLISGVQSLRLFMMALLAPLLVRFALFVIRSPARSPCRPSPATLAEDAPAGELRSLSGEKRAPARI encoded by the coding sequence GTGAGCCGTACGGCCCGGCACTTTCCGCGTCTCGTACGGGCGCTCCGCTGGCCGGCCGCGCTCGCGGCGGGAGGCCTCGCGGCCGAACTGGTGGGGCAGCGGATCCCCGCGCCGCACCTGCTCGTGCCGATGGCGCTGGGCCTCTGCCTGGCCCTCGCCGGGGTGATGCCCGACAAGGCGCCGAGGTGGGCGAACCGGGTGGCCCAGGCGCTCCTCGGGGTCCTGCTGGGCACGCACCTGAACCCGCACGCCCTGGCGGAGTCCGCGGGTGCCGTGATGCCGCTCACCACCGTCACGGGAGCCGCCGTCGTCATGGGCGTAGGCGCCGCGGCGATCCTCGCCCGCCGCGCCGGAGTCGACCGGGCGAGCGCGACCCTGGGCATGGTGGCGGGAGGTTCCACCGCCGTGGTCGCCTCCGCCGAGGACCTCGGCGCGGACACCCGGCTCGTCGCGTTCATGCAGTACTTACGGGTCGGCCTGGTCGCGGCCACCGCTCCCGTGGTCATCGACTGGATGGCCGGAGGTACGAGCGCGCGAGAGGCGCCGGTCACCGCCCGTGAGTGGGGACGGCTCGTCACGGGCGACCATCAGGGGGCGGGGATCCTGGTGCTGGTGGTCACAGCGGTCCTCGGCGTGTTCCTGGGCACGAGGACGCGGCTGCCGTGCCCGGCGCTGCTCGGCCCGATGCTCCTCACCGCTCTGGGCACGGCGCTGGTCCCCCTGACCGGCACGCTGACGGAGATCGTCCCGGTGGACGCGCCGCCGGCGTACGCCCCGGCGGGCGCGCTGAGAACGGTCCTGTTCACCCTGGTCGGCCTCGACGTGGGCCTGCGTTTCACCCGGCACACGCTGCGCCGGGTGAGGTCGCTGCTGCCGATGCTCCTCGCGCTGACGGCGGTGGTGAGCGGGGGATGCGCCGTGCTGGCGGCGGGACTGGCGCGGGTCCTGGACATCCCGTTCTCCGACGCCTATCTGGCCACCACGCCCGGCGGGATCAACGCCGTGATGACCACCGCCGTCGTCACCGACGCCGACGTGTCCCTGATCTCCGGCGTGCAGAGCCTCAGGCTTTTCATGATGGCGCTGCTCGCGCCGCTGCTGGTCCGGTTCGCCCTCTTCGTGATCCGCAGCCCCGCGCGCTCTCCCTGCCGTCCCAGCCCGGCCACCTTGGCGGAGGATGCGCCGGCTGGCGAACTGCGATCACTCAGCGGGGAAAAGCGGGCCCCGGCCCGTATCTGA
- a CDS encoding LiaF domain-containing protein gives MTADQAVRPARQETVPGDLAWAAPGWVEWRPLAVTFAITAGVFGLLGASTGVLAWLTPELGETTRREIATLVLAPGLLITTWFGRSAAHIVAGMIVSLILVVRSTMTGVPKKMGSFVWHPVGAGPTQDYAVSVGAGRLDLTDVSLAPGTRARFVASVSVGQLKVIVPPTARVEVHGISRLGEVKIDHKVEAGANIQIDRVLEPEVTGTGDAPTIELRINAGVGDIEVRASSPTIETSFLVASLCAP, from the coding sequence ATGACGGCTGACCAGGCTGTTCGACCCGCCCGCCAGGAGACCGTGCCTGGCGACCTGGCGTGGGCCGCGCCGGGTTGGGTGGAGTGGCGGCCGCTCGCGGTGACGTTCGCGATCACGGCCGGCGTCTTCGGGCTGCTCGGCGCATCCACCGGCGTTCTCGCCTGGCTCACCCCCGAACTGGGCGAGACGACGCGTCGCGAGATCGCCACCCTCGTGCTCGCGCCCGGCCTCCTCATCACGACGTGGTTCGGCCGGAGCGCCGCGCACATCGTAGCCGGCATGATCGTGTCGCTCATTCTGGTCGTGAGGTCGACGATGACCGGCGTCCCCAAGAAGATGGGCAGCTTCGTCTGGCACCCGGTCGGCGCAGGTCCAACCCAGGATTACGCGGTGAGCGTGGGCGCGGGCCGGCTCGACCTCACCGATGTCTCGCTCGCACCAGGCACCCGGGCCAGGTTCGTCGCGTCGGTGTCGGTCGGCCAGCTCAAGGTGATCGTGCCCCCCACCGCCCGGGTCGAGGTGCACGGTATCTCCCGGCTGGGCGAGGTGAAGATCGACCACAAGGTCGAGGCCGGTGCGAACATCCAGATCGACCGGGTGCTGGAGCCCGAGGTGACCGGCACCGGCGATGCGCCCACGATCGAACTGCGGATCAACGCCGGCGTCGGAGACATAGAGGTGCGCGCATCGTCCCCGACTATCGAGACGTCGTTCCTCGTCGCGTCCCTGTGCGCCCCGTGA
- a CDS encoding glycosyltransferase family 2 protein — translation MKPFPDSRQSSQNPARTWPPVSVIMPVLNEERHLRDAVRQVLEQDYEGPLEVVISVGPSHDRTQEVADAIAAEDRRVVVVPNPTGRTPNALNAAIAASRNPIIARVDGHAILPRDYLRTAVETLEQTGADNVGGIMAAEGITPFEQAVACAMTSKIGVGNARFHTGGEAGPADTVYLGVFRRSALDRVGGYDEHFQRAQDWEMNHRIRETGGLVWFQPRMRVTYRPRPNVRALAKQYFHYGRWRRVVSRTHQGTINLRYLAPPAAVAAMALGLVASPVFWPGLLIPGGYLAAIVAGSVLTGRHLPPAALVRLPVVYAAMHVSWGTGFLTSPPKLSKPRPKPERASLDDLFED, via the coding sequence ATGAAGCCCTTTCCCGACTCGCGACAGTCGAGCCAGAATCCCGCGCGGACCTGGCCGCCGGTATCGGTGATCATGCCGGTGCTGAACGAGGAGCGGCACCTGCGCGACGCCGTACGGCAGGTCCTCGAACAGGACTACGAGGGCCCGCTTGAGGTCGTCATCAGCGTGGGCCCGTCCCACGACCGCACCCAGGAGGTGGCCGACGCCATCGCGGCCGAGGACCGCCGCGTCGTCGTCGTGCCGAACCCCACCGGCCGCACGCCCAACGCGCTGAACGCCGCGATCGCCGCGTCCCGCAACCCGATCATCGCGCGGGTGGACGGGCACGCGATCCTGCCCCGCGACTACCTCCGTACGGCGGTCGAGACGCTGGAGCAGACCGGCGCCGACAACGTCGGCGGCATCATGGCCGCCGAGGGGATCACGCCGTTCGAGCAGGCGGTCGCCTGCGCCATGACCTCGAAGATCGGCGTGGGCAACGCCCGGTTCCACACGGGCGGGGAGGCCGGCCCGGCCGACACCGTCTACCTGGGCGTCTTCCGCCGCAGCGCGCTCGACCGGGTGGGCGGCTACGACGAGCACTTCCAGCGCGCGCAGGACTGGGAGATGAACCACCGCATCCGGGAGACCGGCGGGCTGGTGTGGTTCCAGCCGAGGATGCGCGTCACCTACCGTCCCCGGCCCAACGTGCGCGCCCTGGCCAAGCAGTACTTCCACTACGGCCGCTGGCGGCGGGTCGTCTCCCGCACCCACCAGGGCACGATCAACCTGCGTTATCTCGCCCCGCCCGCCGCCGTCGCGGCGATGGCGCTGGGTCTGGTGGCCTCGCCCGTGTTCTGGCCCGGCCTGCTCATCCCCGGGGGCTATCTCGCGGCGATCGTCGCGGGCTCGGTCCTCACCGGCCGCCACCTGCCGCCCGCCGCGCTCGTACGCCTCCCGGTGGTGTACGCGGCCATGCACGTCTCGTGGGGGACCGGCTTCCTGACCAGCCCCCCGAAGCTCAGCAAGCCCCGTCCCAAGCCGGAACGGGCGAGCCTAGACGACCTTTTCGAAGACTGA
- a CDS encoding LCP family protein has protein sequence MPGEDQEDSGVRIGGDGYGGVRLTTQRARRRGSNLRSLVISGTLSGIVLVGSGVLWTVPNFASGRIQSVDAGTSESSRGAKNILLVGVDKRDDLSRRQQVQLHLGRDVGERTDTMMVLHLSEDHSRVTVVSLPRDTWTTIPGKGDHKINAAYQFGGPKLTVKTVEQVTGLRINNYVEVNVLGFIGVVESLGGVTVCTPVAIDDPKTKLDLRPGTYTLDGVNALAYARTRATARSDLDRIDRQQQVISALLDKALSGGTLANPAKLAGFLDSTFRTITVDPALQKDLLGMVSQFRDVSTDDVSFATVPLADVNYRSPTGESAVLWDKPAARELFRRLDADQPLVEPPAKASASAKPSASPSGSPSASASPGALTIPPARISVKVLNGTLVTGLGAATKTKLVEAGFMVPSAPGDTARRDFANTVVRYPSGREDSARTVAAAIPGAELREQPDVTGIEVVVGQKNHDVKKVTVTAAPTASATGSPASAPVATPSARTATQNICKK, from the coding sequence ATGCCCGGCGAGGATCAGGAGGACTCCGGCGTCCGTATCGGGGGCGACGGGTACGGCGGAGTGCGGCTGACGACCCAGCGCGCCCGCCGTCGTGGGAGCAACCTCCGATCCCTGGTCATCTCGGGCACGCTCTCCGGGATCGTGCTGGTCGGCTCGGGTGTGCTGTGGACGGTGCCCAACTTCGCCTCCGGCCGCATCCAGTCCGTGGACGCGGGCACGAGCGAGTCGTCACGGGGCGCGAAGAACATCCTGCTCGTCGGCGTGGACAAGCGTGACGACCTGAGCAGGCGCCAGCAGGTCCAGCTCCACCTCGGCCGCGACGTCGGCGAGCGCACCGACACGATGATGGTGCTCCACCTGTCGGAGGACCACAGCAGGGTCACCGTCGTCAGCCTGCCGAGGGACACCTGGACGACGATCCCCGGCAAGGGCGACCACAAGATCAACGCGGCGTACCAGTTCGGCGGGCCGAAGCTGACCGTCAAGACGGTGGAGCAGGTGACCGGGCTGCGCATCAACAACTACGTCGAGGTGAACGTGCTCGGGTTCATCGGCGTGGTGGAGTCGCTCGGCGGCGTCACCGTCTGCACGCCGGTGGCCATCGACGACCCCAAGACGAAGCTCGACCTGCGACCGGGGACGTACACCCTGGACGGGGTCAACGCGCTCGCGTACGCCCGCACCAGGGCCACGGCCCGGTCCGACCTCGACCGCATCGACCGGCAGCAGCAGGTCATCTCGGCGCTGCTCGACAAGGCGCTGAGCGGCGGCACACTCGCCAACCCGGCCAAGCTCGCGGGGTTCCTCGACTCCACGTTCAGGACGATCACGGTGGACCCCGCCCTGCAGAAGGATCTGCTCGGCATGGTCAGCCAGTTCAGGGACGTCTCGACCGACGACGTGTCGTTCGCGACCGTGCCGCTGGCCGACGTGAACTACCGCTCGCCCACGGGCGAGTCGGCGGTGCTGTGGGACAAGCCGGCCGCCCGTGAGCTGTTCCGGCGACTCGACGCCGACCAGCCCCTCGTGGAGCCGCCGGCGAAGGCGTCCGCGTCCGCGAAGCCGTCGGCGTCTCCCTCGGGCAGCCCTTCGGCCAGCGCATCGCCGGGGGCGCTCACCATCCCGCCCGCGCGGATCTCGGTCAAGGTGCTCAACGGCACGCTCGTCACCGGCCTCGGCGCGGCCACGAAGACCAAGCTCGTCGAGGCGGGGTTCATGGTGCCGTCGGCCCCCGGCGACACGGCCCGGCGCGACTTCGCGAACACGGTCGTCCGCTACCCGTCCGGCCGCGAGGACTCGGCCCGTACGGTGGCCGCCGCCATCCCGGGCGCCGAACTGCGCGAGCAGCCGGACGTGACCGGCATCGAGGTGGTCGTGGGCCAGAAGAACCACGACGTGAAGAAGGTGACCGTGACCGCGGCCCCCACGGCGTCCGCCACGGGTTCCCCCGCCTCCGCGCCCGTGGCGACCCCCTCGGCCCGCACCGCGACCCAGAACATCTGCAAGAAGTAA
- a CDS encoding winged helix DNA-binding domain-containing protein: MTITAQDLNRATLARQLLLRREPVGVVDAVRRVVALQAQQPASPYIALWNRLAAFDPADLDVAFAGRALVKATLMRITLHVVHADDHLPMHTAMQPTLRGARLGDRRFTESGLEAADADALLSDLLEFADRPRTNAEIQGWLAERLAVPPQGVWWAVRSFAPLRHVPMGGPWSFGPRPSYVASGTPPTPYDRDLSDKYLQTLVHRYLEGFGPASVADVAQFALVQRSRVREALGALSAVLERLEGPGGAELYDVPGAPRPAAGTPAPPRLMAMWDSVLLAYADRSRVLPPDYRRLVIRANGDVLPTLLVDGYVAGVWRQVEGGIEATAFHPLPAGAWEGLAEEARALVALLAGRDHRLYRAYDRWWADLPAAEVRVLPG, encoded by the coding sequence ATGACGATCACGGCACAGGACCTCAATCGCGCCACGCTCGCCCGGCAACTGCTGCTGCGGCGGGAGCCGGTCGGCGTCGTCGACGCGGTCCGGCGCGTGGTCGCGCTCCAGGCCCAGCAGCCCGCCTCGCCGTACATCGCGTTGTGGAACCGGCTCGCCGCCTTCGACCCGGCCGACCTCGACGTCGCCTTCGCCGGTCGGGCGCTGGTCAAGGCGACATTGATGCGGATCACGCTGCACGTGGTGCACGCCGACGATCATCTGCCCATGCACACCGCCATGCAGCCGACGCTGCGCGGCGCGAGGCTCGGCGACCGCCGCTTCACGGAGAGCGGTCTCGAGGCCGCCGACGCCGACGCCCTCCTTTCCGACCTGCTGGAGTTCGCTGACCGGCCGCGCACCAACGCCGAGATCCAGGGCTGGCTCGCCGAACGGCTCGCGGTCCCGCCGCAGGGCGTGTGGTGGGCGGTACGGTCGTTCGCGCCGCTGCGGCATGTCCCGATGGGCGGGCCGTGGTCGTTCGGCCCCCGGCCGTCGTACGTCGCGTCGGGGACGCCGCCGACGCCGTACGACAGGGACCTGTCCGACAAGTACCTGCAGACGTTGGTCCACCGCTACCTGGAGGGATTCGGGCCCGCGTCCGTGGCGGACGTGGCGCAGTTCGCCCTGGTGCAGCGGTCCAGGGTCCGGGAGGCGCTGGGCGCGCTCTCCGCCGTACTGGAGCGACTGGAGGGGCCCGGCGGCGCGGAACTCTACGACGTGCCGGGCGCGCCGCGGCCCGCCGCCGGCACCCCCGCCCCTCCCCGGCTGATGGCCATGTGGGACAGCGTCCTGCTGGCGTACGCGGACCGGAGCCGGGTCCTCCCACCGGACTACCGCAGGCTCGTGATCCGGGCGAACGGTGACGTGCTGCCGACGCTCCTGGTCGACGGGTATGTCGCCGGTGTGTGGCGCCAGGTCGAGGGCGGAATCGAGGCGACCGCCTTCCACCCGTTGCCGGCCGGGGCGTGGGAGGGGCTCGCGGAGGAGGCCCGGGCGCTGGTGGCGCTCCTGGCCGGCCGCGACCACCGGCTCTACCGCGCTTACGACCGCTGGTGGGCCGACCTGCCCGCCGCCGAGGTGCGAGTCCTCCCCGGCTGA
- a CDS encoding tetratricopeptide repeat protein yields the protein MNRSVPEVRRRVLGEEHPNTLATRGVLAIVVRRLGRPDEAEALS from the coding sequence GTGAATCGTTCGGTGCCGGAGGTGCGGCGCCGGGTTCTGGGCGAGGAACACCCGAACACTCTCGCCACCCGGGGCGTCCTCGCGATCGTGGTGCGCAGGCTGGGACGGCCGGACGAGGCCGAGGCGCTCTCGTAG
- a CDS encoding response regulator — MLYVIPPMRAGTNRRIGNSPSNEVLRPVTVQTCVCDARRRLWRESRLSTTPAETPQPLNLLVVDPDRRVRHALAIFLDALPHVTVAAACATGAEAEALAARLRPDACLIDLHLPTIEEGLATASALAALGTRVIAVCTDVTVEAAAITAGAAAFLGKDRAAEALPSLLDAQR; from the coding sequence GTGCTCTACGTCATTCCGCCGATGAGAGCCGGTACCAACCGCCGAATCGGCAACAGTCCTTCGAACGAGGTTCTCCGCCCCGTAACCGTGCAGACTTGCGTCTGTGACGCGCGCCGCCGGCTGTGGAGGGAGAGTCGCCTGTCCACCACACCGGCCGAAACGCCGCAGCCATTGAATCTGCTGGTCGTCGACCCTGACCGCCGGGTTCGGCATGCCCTGGCGATCTTCCTTGACGCCCTGCCGCACGTCACCGTCGCGGCCGCCTGCGCGACCGGGGCCGAGGCCGAGGCACTTGCCGCGCGGTTGCGGCCTGACGCCTGCCTGATCGACCTCCACTTGCCGACCATCGAGGAGGGACTGGCCACCGCCTCCGCCCTCGCCGCCCTCGGCACGAGGGTGATCGCGGTGTGTACCGATGTCACCGTTGAGGCCGCCGCCATAACGGCCGGTGCCGCGGCCTTTCTCGGAAAGGACCGGGCCGCCGAGGCACTGCCCTCGCTCCTCGACGCCCAGCGGTGA
- a CDS encoding response regulator transcription factor → MFLVDDHRVVRTGMRAFLNMLDDMEVVGEAGTGKEALDRLAVLDRSGELPDVVLMDLMMPVMDGIEATRELKVRFPAVEVVAVTSFVEERKVRAALEAGAAGYLLKDTDADEVGRALRAAVRGEVHLDPAAARQLTAAMRAPATAATSLTPREREVLALIADGRSNREIASALSVSERTARTHVSNILAKLDLSSRTQAALWATREGITPSG, encoded by the coding sequence GTGTTTCTGGTCGACGACCACCGCGTCGTTCGTACGGGCATGCGGGCCTTCCTGAACATGCTCGACGACATGGAGGTGGTCGGTGAGGCAGGAACGGGAAAGGAAGCGCTCGACCGCCTGGCGGTTCTCGACCGTTCCGGCGAGCTTCCCGATGTCGTCCTGATGGACCTGATGATGCCCGTCATGGACGGCATAGAGGCGACCCGAGAGCTCAAGGTCAGGTTTCCCGCCGTCGAGGTCGTGGCGGTGACCAGCTTCGTGGAGGAGAGAAAGGTCCGTGCCGCCCTGGAGGCGGGAGCCGCCGGCTACCTGCTCAAGGACACCGACGCGGACGAAGTGGGGCGGGCCCTTCGTGCCGCGGTCCGCGGCGAGGTGCACCTCGACCCGGCTGCCGCTCGTCAGTTGACGGCTGCGATGCGAGCACCCGCGACGGCCGCGACGAGCTTGACACCACGCGAACGAGAAGTTCTGGCCCTCATCGCCGACGGCCGGTCCAACCGGGAGATCGCTTCGGCTCTGTCGGTCAGCGAACGCACGGCACGTACCCATGTCAGCAACATCCTTGCGAAGCTGGACCTGTCCTCCCGCACCCAGGCGGCCTTGTGGGCGACCCGGGAGGGCATCACTCCGTCCGGATGA
- a CDS encoding ATP-binding protein, with translation MEPEALNAVLGSLGAGVPAGIARGQIDWSAETSGAGLDDLSAVEIARLRDLLVAAGRDHIAELSDRAMLEALRLVAPDGGVTNAGVLLLADERVLRTVVPSYGYSYQFRPSLGSEATGRARGTKPLLAAIDAMADAVATRREIHPLTISGGVQLQLTDYPQDAVRELIVNAFIHRSLETGGTVDIEHSPERLVITSPGGLVAGVTPDNILTHPSTPRNRLLTEAISTLQLAERTGQGIDRAYREMLRVGKEPPAIEDNGTFVRATLPGGLGNDAFVRFVGELPAKAGRDVNVLLTLSHLRGTSTVDALRLAAVIQRPPAEAQEVLSRMAEELALLEPTRRTVRKPFPTYRLRAETVAAMSRAVAYRRRGVDGTDQKVIDHVREYGFVTNRTIQRLFDIQVYAARDMLGDLRARRILEKIGDARGGTGVRYGPGPAFPR, from the coding sequence ATGGAACCGGAGGCGCTGAACGCCGTGCTCGGCAGCCTCGGCGCAGGCGTGCCGGCGGGCATCGCGCGAGGCCAGATCGACTGGTCCGCCGAGACGTCCGGCGCAGGGCTCGACGACCTGAGCGCCGTCGAGATCGCCCGTCTCCGTGATCTGCTGGTGGCGGCCGGCCGCGATCACATCGCCGAACTCTCCGACCGCGCGATGCTCGAAGCGCTGCGGCTCGTCGCTCCGGACGGTGGTGTCACCAACGCCGGGGTTCTCCTGCTGGCCGACGAGCGGGTGCTGCGCACCGTCGTGCCGAGCTACGGGTATTCGTACCAGTTCCGCCCGAGCCTGGGCAGCGAGGCGACGGGCAGGGCCAGAGGGACCAAGCCTCTGCTCGCCGCGATCGACGCCATGGCGGATGCGGTGGCCACGCGGCGGGAGATCCACCCTTTGACCATCTCCGGCGGTGTGCAACTGCAGCTCACCGACTATCCCCAGGACGCCGTACGCGAACTGATCGTGAACGCGTTCATCCACCGGTCGCTCGAGACCGGCGGCACGGTGGACATCGAGCACTCTCCCGAACGGCTCGTCATCACGAGCCCGGGCGGGCTGGTCGCGGGGGTCACGCCGGACAACATCCTCACGCATCCCTCGACGCCTCGTAACCGGCTCCTGACCGAGGCGATCTCCACACTGCAACTCGCCGAGCGCACCGGGCAGGGCATCGACCGGGCCTACCGGGAGATGCTTCGCGTGGGTAAGGAACCCCCGGCCATCGAGGACAACGGCACCTTCGTACGCGCGACACTTCCGGGCGGCCTCGGAAACGACGCCTTCGTCCGATTCGTCGGGGAGTTGCCGGCGAAGGCAGGGCGCGACGTCAACGTTCTGCTGACGCTGTCGCATCTGCGCGGCACCAGCACGGTCGACGCGCTCCGGCTCGCCGCCGTCATCCAGCGCCCTCCGGCGGAAGCCCAGGAAGTGCTCTCGCGCATGGCGGAGGAGCTCGCCCTGCTGGAGCCGACCAGACGCACGGTCAGGAAACCGTTCCCCACTTATCGCCTGCGGGCCGAAACGGTGGCCGCGATGTCGCGGGCGGTCGCCTACCGGCGCCGGGGCGTGGACGGCACGGATCAGAAAGTGATCGATCACGTTCGCGAGTACGGCTTCGTGACGAACCGCACCATCCAGCGCCTCTTCGATATCCAGGTGTACGCCGCGCGCGACATGCTCGGCGACCTGCGCGCACGCCGGATCCTGGAGAAGATCGGAGACGCGCGTGGCGGTACCGGGGTCAGATACGGGCCGGGGCCCGCTTTTCCCCGCTGA